A single genomic interval of Tsukamurella paurometabola harbors:
- a CDS encoding SRPBCC family protein — protein sequence MATPVLESSVVIDAPVEKVWSVVSDLEAMGRRSPQCKKVFVFGGPIKQGTRMLNINRQGWKVWPTNTQVTEFTPNERIAFRVAENHTVWSFTLVPDGDKTTVVERREAAGGKTTAVSSVLVGALLGGNEDFERGLLVGMKQTLSHIKTEAESK from the coding sequence ATGGCAACCCCCGTTCTGGAGTCGAGCGTCGTGATCGACGCGCCCGTGGAGAAGGTCTGGTCGGTCGTGTCCGACCTCGAGGCGATGGGCCGTCGCAGCCCACAGTGCAAGAAGGTGTTCGTGTTCGGCGGCCCGATCAAGCAGGGCACCCGCATGCTGAACATCAACCGTCAGGGCTGGAAGGTCTGGCCCACCAACACCCAGGTCACCGAGTTCACGCCGAACGAGCGCATCGCGTTCCGCGTCGCGGAGAACCACACCGTGTGGAGCTTCACCCTGGTGCCCGACGGCGACAAGACCACCGTCGTCGAGCGCCGCGAGGCGGCCGGCGGCAAGACCACCGCCGTGAGCAGCGTGCTCGTGGGTGCACTCCTCGGTGGCAACGAGGACTTCGAGCGCGGCCTGCTGGTCGGCATGAAGCAGACCCTCTCGCACATCAAGACAGAGGCCGAGTCGAAGTAG
- a CDS encoding M20/M25/M40 family metallo-hydrolase, producing the protein MTERSLQDTVENLMDKARSDLAELVAHPSVHDSPEFGAEPNTASAAWVAQAFAAAGIENIEQITTSDGSIAVVGHTPAPDGAPTVLLYSHHDVQPPGPREAWDSDPFTLTPRPGPDGVERWYGRGAADCKGNLVAHLTALRAVRGADGSFPVGVRIIIEGSEEGGGAGLEDLVAERPELARADLIVIGDTGNVAVGRPTLTTSLRGVASVRVELSTGTSDLHSGAFGGAAPDAIAALIALLATLRDGFGNTTIDGLDSSARWAGEPYEPAQFAADAAIHDDAAILGSGTIADQLWARPAVTVIGIDAPATATAAAAIQPRAAALLNLRVPPGTDPRHAGELLVAHLTRHAPWGAHVHAVVESVGEPFAAETTGPAYRVLQEALVEAYDGAEVAFSGQGGSIPLCTQLRRAAPNAEIALLGVEEPQCRIHAPNESVDPAELRRTALAEALLLTRLGSA; encoded by the coding sequence ATGACCGAGCGCAGCCTGCAGGACACCGTCGAGAACCTGATGGACAAGGCCAGGTCGGACCTGGCGGAGCTGGTGGCGCACCCGTCCGTGCACGACTCCCCCGAATTCGGCGCCGAGCCCAACACGGCGTCCGCGGCGTGGGTGGCGCAGGCGTTCGCCGCAGCCGGCATCGAGAACATCGAGCAGATCACCACGTCCGACGGGTCGATCGCGGTCGTCGGGCACACGCCCGCCCCCGACGGCGCGCCGACGGTGCTGCTCTACAGCCACCACGACGTGCAGCCGCCCGGCCCGCGCGAGGCCTGGGACTCCGATCCGTTCACGCTCACCCCCCGGCCCGGCCCCGACGGCGTCGAGCGCTGGTACGGCCGCGGGGCCGCCGACTGCAAGGGCAACCTCGTCGCGCACCTGACCGCGCTGCGGGCGGTCCGCGGTGCGGACGGCTCCTTCCCGGTCGGCGTGCGGATCATCATCGAGGGCTCGGAGGAGGGCGGCGGCGCGGGCCTCGAGGACCTCGTCGCCGAGCGTCCCGAGCTCGCGCGGGCCGACCTCATCGTCATCGGCGACACCGGCAACGTCGCCGTCGGCCGGCCCACGCTGACCACGTCGCTGCGGGGCGTCGCGAGCGTGCGCGTCGAGCTCAGCACCGGCACGTCCGACCTGCATTCCGGCGCCTTCGGCGGCGCCGCGCCCGACGCCATCGCCGCCCTCATCGCGCTGCTCGCCACCCTGCGCGACGGCTTCGGCAACACGACGATCGACGGGCTCGACAGCTCCGCGCGGTGGGCGGGCGAGCCCTACGAGCCGGCGCAGTTCGCCGCCGACGCCGCCATCCACGACGACGCCGCCATCCTCGGCTCCGGCACCATCGCCGACCAGCTGTGGGCACGCCCCGCGGTCACCGTCATCGGAATCGACGCCCCCGCGACGGCCACCGCCGCCGCGGCCATCCAGCCCCGCGCCGCGGCCCTGCTCAACCTGCGCGTCCCGCCGGGCACCGATCCGCGCCACGCCGGCGAGCTCCTCGTCGCGCACCTGACCCGCCACGCCCCCTGGGGCGCGCACGTCCACGCCGTCGTCGAGTCCGTCGGCGAGCCCTTCGCCGCCGAGACCACCGGCCCCGCCTACCGGGTGCTGCAGGAGGCCCTCGTCGAGGCGTACGACGGGGCCGAGGTCGCCTTCAGCGGCCAGGGCGGCTCCATTCCGCTGTGCACGCAGCTGCGCAGGGCCGCGCCGAACGCCGAGATCGCGCTGCTCGGCGTCGAGGAGCCGCAGTGCCGCATCCACGCGCCCAACGAGTCCGTCGACCCCGCCGAGCTGCGGCGCACCGCGCTCGCCGAGGCGCTGTTGCTCACCCGCCTGGGCTCCGCGTGA
- the groL gene encoding chaperonin GroEL (60 kDa chaperone family; promotes refolding of misfolded polypeptides especially under stressful conditions; forms two stacked rings of heptamers to form a barrel-shaped 14mer; ends can be capped by GroES; misfolded proteins enter the barrel where they are refolded when GroES binds): protein MAKIIAFDEEARRGLERGLNALADAVKVTLGPKGRNVVLEKKWGAPTITNDGVSIAKEIELEDPYEKIGAELVKEVAKKTDDVAGDGTTTATVLAQALVREGLRNVAAGANPLGLKRGIEKAVDAVSEHLLKAAKEVETKEQIAATAGISAGDPAIGELIAEAMDKVGKEGVITVEESNTFGLQLELTEGMRFDKGFISGYFATDAERQEAVLEDAYVLLVSGKISTVKDLLPLLEKVIQAGKPLAIIAEDVEGEALSTLIVNKIRGTFKSVAIKAPGFGDRRKAMLQDMAILTGGQVISEEIGLSLDTAGLEVLGQARQVVVTKDETTIVDGAGSKEQIEGRVSQIRAEIENSDSDYDREKLQERLAKLAGGVAVIKAGAATEVELKERKHRIEDAVRNAKAAVEEGIVAGGGAALAQSGAVFESLALEGDEATGANIVKVALDAPVKQIAVNAGLEPGVVAEKVRNSPAGTGLNAATGVYEDLLAAGINDPVKVTRSALQNAASIAALFLTTEAVVADKPEKAGAPVDPTGGMGGMDF from the coding sequence ATGGCCAAGATCATCGCGTTCGACGAAGAGGCCCGCCGCGGCCTCGAGCGGGGCCTGAACGCCCTCGCCGACGCCGTCAAGGTGACGCTCGGCCCCAAGGGCCGCAACGTCGTGCTGGAGAAGAAGTGGGGCGCCCCCACGATCACCAACGACGGTGTTTCCATCGCCAAGGAGATCGAGCTCGAGGATCCCTACGAGAAGATCGGCGCCGAGCTCGTCAAGGAGGTCGCCAAGAAGACCGACGACGTCGCGGGCGACGGCACCACCACCGCCACCGTTCTGGCCCAGGCGCTCGTGCGCGAGGGCCTGCGCAACGTGGCCGCGGGTGCGAACCCGCTGGGCCTCAAGCGGGGCATCGAGAAGGCCGTCGACGCCGTCTCCGAGCACCTGCTGAAGGCCGCCAAGGAGGTCGAGACCAAGGAGCAGATCGCTGCTACCGCGGGCATCTCGGCCGGCGACCCCGCCATCGGTGAGCTCATCGCCGAGGCCATGGACAAGGTCGGCAAGGAAGGCGTCATCACCGTCGAGGAGAGCAACACCTTCGGTCTCCAGCTGGAGCTCACCGAGGGCATGCGCTTCGACAAGGGCTTCATCTCGGGCTACTTCGCCACCGACGCCGAGCGTCAGGAGGCCGTGCTCGAGGACGCGTACGTGCTGCTCGTCTCGGGCAAGATCTCGACCGTCAAGGACCTGCTGCCGCTGCTGGAGAAGGTCATCCAGGCCGGCAAGCCGCTCGCGATCATCGCCGAGGACGTCGAGGGCGAGGCCCTGTCGACGCTCATCGTCAACAAGATCCGCGGCACCTTCAAGTCGGTCGCCATCAAGGCCCCCGGCTTCGGCGACCGCCGCAAGGCGATGCTGCAGGACATGGCGATCCTCACCGGCGGCCAGGTCATCTCCGAGGAGATCGGTCTGTCGCTCGACACCGCCGGCCTCGAGGTCCTGGGCCAGGCGCGCCAGGTCGTCGTGACCAAGGACGAGACCACCATCGTCGACGGTGCCGGCTCCAAGGAGCAGATCGAGGGCCGCGTCTCGCAGATCCGCGCCGAGATCGAGAACAGCGACTCGGACTACGACCGGGAGAAGCTGCAGGAGCGCCTCGCGAAGCTGGCCGGCGGCGTCGCCGTCATCAAGGCCGGTGCCGCGACCGAGGTCGAGCTCAAGGAGCGCAAGCACCGCATCGAGGACGCCGTCCGCAACGCCAAGGCCGCCGTCGAGGAGGGCATCGTCGCCGGTGGTGGCGCTGCTCTCGCGCAGTCGGGTGCCGTCTTCGAGAGCCTGGCTCTCGAGGGCGACGAGGCCACCGGCGCGAACATCGTCAAGGTCGCGCTCGACGCCCCGGTCAAGCAGATCGCCGTCAACGCCGGCCTCGAGCCCGGCGTCGTCGCCGAGAAGGTCCGCAACTCGCCCGCCGGCACCGGCCTCAACGCCGCCACCGGTGTGTACGAGGACCTGCTGGCCGCCGGCATCAACGACCCGGTGAAGGTCACCCGCTCGGCGCTGCAGAACGCAGCCTCGATCGCGGCCCTGTTCCTCACCACCGAGGCCGTCGTCGCCGACAAGCCGGAGAAGGCCGGTGCCCCGGTCGATCCGACCGGCGGCATGGGCGGCATGGACTTCTAA
- a CDS encoding DUF7373 family lipoprotein, with the protein MRKSLVALAAASVLLAGCSSTVAGTPVADPSGVPKPETGSFATTPRTIGPTSQGDGEALEGYRMAEVVPYIHEIDPSMHFRGDVTTGSRESIQLGVKNLFGQAVADAVGAKPEVWVAVGAGDTQQGTKYDPKKRQRGSKVAVLRMANAGDAAATVGPALRAADKDSSGKAGRPKVETRIPGYDGAVAYTVDYETAGRPTIAFLAYKQYVIGVYGDFTVEQIRTYFDRQTKALDGFRPTPLDKVSTLQRDAEGVARLTLAPEKGEGGFALPARSAVLRQTDVSRSVKTFADAGVDVVGSGGNTVYRAKDAQGAQHVMSEFSDETRKAFPAFEEEKVTGAPGATCLTFPVYEGATSKLTWCSVAVGRYVAEVVTSQRQKAVQGIGAAYLILKNNG; encoded by the coding sequence ATGAGGAAGTCTCTGGTGGCGCTCGCGGCGGCGTCCGTGCTCCTGGCGGGATGCTCGTCGACGGTGGCGGGCACTCCCGTCGCCGATCCGTCGGGCGTGCCGAAGCCGGAGACCGGCTCGTTCGCGACCACGCCCCGGACCATCGGTCCGACGAGCCAGGGCGACGGGGAGGCGCTCGAGGGCTACCGGATGGCGGAGGTCGTGCCCTACATCCACGAGATCGACCCGTCGATGCATTTCCGCGGCGACGTGACCACCGGCTCGCGGGAATCGATCCAGCTCGGCGTGAAGAACCTGTTCGGACAGGCGGTCGCCGACGCGGTGGGCGCGAAGCCCGAGGTCTGGGTCGCGGTGGGGGCGGGCGACACCCAGCAGGGTACGAAGTACGACCCGAAGAAGAGGCAGCGGGGCTCGAAGGTCGCCGTCCTGCGGATGGCGAACGCGGGCGATGCGGCAGCGACCGTCGGCCCGGCGCTGCGTGCCGCCGACAAGGACTCCTCCGGAAAGGCGGGGCGGCCCAAGGTGGAGACGAGGATCCCGGGCTACGACGGTGCCGTCGCCTACACGGTCGACTACGAGACCGCGGGTCGGCCGACGATCGCCTTTCTCGCGTACAAGCAGTACGTGATCGGCGTGTACGGCGACTTCACCGTCGAGCAGATCCGAACCTATTTCGACCGGCAGACCAAGGCGCTCGATGGTTTCCGGCCGACGCCACTGGACAAGGTGAGCACGCTGCAGCGCGACGCCGAGGGGGTCGCGCGGCTGACCCTCGCACCGGAGAAGGGTGAGGGCGGGTTCGCGCTGCCCGCGCGGTCCGCGGTGCTGCGGCAGACCGACGTCTCCCGCTCGGTGAAGACCTTCGCCGATGCCGGCGTCGACGTGGTCGGCAGCGGCGGCAACACCGTCTACCGGGCCAAGGACGCGCAGGGTGCGCAGCACGTGATGAGCGAGTTCAGCGACGAGACCCGCAAGGCCTTCCCCGCCTTCGAGGAGGAGAAGGTCACGGGCGCGCCGGGCGCGACGTGCCTGACCTTCCCCGTCTACGAGGGAGCCACGTCGAAGCTCACCTGGTGCTCGGTCGCCGTCGGCCGGTACGTCGCGGAGGTCGTCACCTCGCAGCGGCAGAAGGCGGTCCAGGGCATCGGAGCGGCCTACCTGATCCTCAAGAACAACGGCTGA
- a CDS encoding helix-turn-helix domain-containing protein, protein MDENLLGDFLRARRARVDPATLGLRTMGVRRTPGLRREEVAAQAGISVEYLVRLERGRDRRPSPAVVAALAEVLQLDADGAAHLAQLAELPDGRGGEVVDEMSGVVRRLLDSWPNPTIVTNSLLDLIGTNAAGEELHRGIGLRVGDNMVRSLFLDPRSREVFLDYETVTRESVGNLRALSGPNPSNPRLMALVGELSVRSEHFARLWGDGEVQAKTNGSKVIAHPELGVVELEWSTLEVAAAPGQLIVAYQAQEGTASERTLAALVTRVARSS, encoded by the coding sequence GTGGACGAGAACCTGCTCGGCGACTTCCTGCGTGCGCGGCGTGCGCGCGTCGACCCGGCGACGCTGGGGTTGCGCACCATGGGCGTGCGCCGCACTCCCGGTCTGCGTCGCGAGGAGGTCGCCGCACAGGCGGGGATCAGCGTCGAGTACCTCGTACGCCTCGAGCGCGGGCGCGATCGGAGGCCCTCGCCGGCGGTGGTCGCCGCGCTCGCCGAGGTCCTTCAGCTCGACGCCGACGGTGCCGCTCACCTGGCGCAGCTGGCCGAACTCCCCGACGGCCGGGGCGGCGAGGTGGTCGATGAGATGTCGGGTGTCGTACGCCGCCTGCTCGACTCCTGGCCGAACCCGACCATCGTGACCAACTCGCTGCTGGACCTGATCGGCACCAATGCGGCGGGCGAGGAGTTGCACCGCGGCATCGGTCTCCGCGTCGGCGACAACATGGTGCGCTCGCTGTTCCTCGACCCGCGGTCGAGAGAGGTCTTCCTCGATTACGAGACGGTGACCCGGGAGTCCGTCGGCAATCTGCGAGCGCTGTCCGGTCCGAACCCGTCGAATCCTCGACTGATGGCGCTCGTCGGCGAACTCTCGGTGCGGAGTGAACACTTCGCCAGACTATGGGGCGACGGAGAAGTGCAGGCGAAGACGAACGGCAGCAAGGTGATCGCGCACCCGGAGTTGGGCGTGGTGGAACTCGAGTGGTCCACGCTGGAGGTCGCCGCCGCCCCGGGGCAGCTGATCGTCGCCTATCAGGCGCAGGAGGGCACCGCGTCGGAACGCACCCTGGCCGCCCTTGTCACCCGAGTCGCCCGCTCCTCGTAG
- a CDS encoding DUF7373 family lipoprotein, with the protein MLRKSLCAVGGALLLVGCSTTVPGSPEADPSGVPRPDTGSYATAPRQVAPMTEKSQVAAEGFRMMEIIPLATEVDGALRYGRSPKVGQMLDVSKSLYGEGVGTALAGHEVAATTSAWDKVPGSDASTSGTNLLMGLFRFKDEAAARSAVAAPSVLAEDKDSSGSTPTPKAPVAVPGYPGAKAYTKSYADTKATVALLVSGRFVLSAYTTGPVDHIKKFFDLQLPALKAFTPTPVDKFSTLTRDHDGLLQYTLAEERPTIYQATFTARAILNAQTDIAGAAKDFADAGVDYVANAGNTVSRARDAAGAALLAERSIAGTKALRAGTEAAVRGVPGGRCLTYPTYKGSKDSRTYCVAPVGRYLAEVTDSQEGRAKQAIGASYLILQQAK; encoded by the coding sequence ATGCTGCGTAAGTCGCTGTGCGCGGTGGGCGGCGCCCTGCTGCTCGTGGGGTGTTCGACGACGGTGCCGGGCTCGCCGGAGGCCGATCCGTCGGGCGTGCCGAGGCCGGACACCGGCTCGTACGCGACCGCCCCTCGGCAGGTCGCCCCGATGACGGAGAAGTCCCAGGTCGCGGCGGAGGGCTTCCGAATGATGGAGATCATTCCGCTCGCGACGGAGGTCGACGGTGCCCTCCGCTACGGCCGTTCGCCCAAGGTCGGGCAGATGCTGGACGTCAGTAAGTCCCTGTACGGCGAGGGGGTCGGAACGGCGCTCGCCGGCCACGAGGTGGCCGCCACCACGTCGGCGTGGGACAAGGTGCCGGGATCGGACGCCTCGACGTCGGGGACCAACCTGCTCATGGGCCTGTTCCGGTTCAAGGACGAGGCGGCGGCGCGATCCGCCGTCGCCGCGCCGTCGGTCCTCGCCGAGGACAAGGACAGCAGCGGCTCGACGCCGACGCCGAAGGCACCGGTCGCCGTCCCCGGGTATCCGGGCGCGAAGGCGTACACGAAGTCCTACGCGGACACGAAGGCGACGGTCGCGCTCCTGGTGAGCGGGCGCTTCGTCCTCTCCGCGTACACCACGGGGCCCGTCGATCACATCAAGAAGTTCTTCGACCTGCAGCTCCCCGCGCTCAAGGCCTTCACCCCGACGCCCGTGGACAAGTTCTCCACGCTCACGCGCGATCACGACGGCCTGTTGCAGTACACGCTCGCGGAGGAACGCCCCACCATCTACCAGGCGACCTTCACGGCGCGGGCGATCTTGAACGCGCAGACCGACATCGCCGGTGCTGCGAAGGATTTCGCCGACGCCGGTGTCGATTACGTCGCCAATGCGGGGAACACGGTCTCTCGCGCCCGGGACGCGGCGGGCGCCGCGCTCCTCGCCGAGCGGTCGATCGCCGGTACGAAGGCCCTGCGGGCGGGCACCGAGGCCGCGGTTCGCGGTGTGCCCGGTGGGCGCTGCCTCACGTATCCGACCTACAAGGGGTCGAAGGACTCCCGGACGTATTGTGTGGCGCCCGTCGGGCGGTACCTGGCCGAGGTGACCGACAGCCAGGAAGGTCGGGCCAAGCAGGCGATCGGCGCCTCGTATCTGATTCTGCAGCAGGCGAAATGA